From Nitratidesulfovibrio vulgaris str. Hildenborough, a single genomic window includes:
- a CDS encoding quinone oxidoreductase family protein, which yields MSKAIVLHAHGGVDNLHWEERDPGRPGAGEALIRHEAVGVNFIDIYHRTGLYPLPALPAVLGMEGAGIVLAVGEGVTEVQPGQRVAYAGRPIGAYAEERCIPARRLVPLPDAIPTRMAAAMMLRGMTARYLLHGCYPVRQGTTLLVHAAAGGVGSMLVPWACHLGATVIGTAGSPEKREKALAAGCHHVIDYRTGGVAARIRELTDGRGVDVVYDSVGQATFMDSLDCLRPMGTMVSFGQSSGAVPPFDPGVLAARGSLFLTRPSLMHYTERREDLLAHAADLFDVVARGVVSVHIDQSWPLAQVAEAHTALESRRTTGTMVLDV from the coding sequence ATGTCAAAAGCCATCGTCCTGCACGCCCACGGAGGCGTCGACAACCTTCACTGGGAAGAGCGCGACCCCGGTCGCCCCGGTGCCGGTGAGGCCCTCATCCGTCACGAGGCCGTGGGGGTCAACTTCATCGACATCTACCATCGGACGGGGTTGTACCCGCTGCCTGCCCTGCCCGCCGTGCTGGGCATGGAGGGCGCGGGCATCGTGCTTGCCGTGGGTGAGGGCGTCACCGAGGTGCAGCCCGGGCAGCGCGTGGCCTATGCGGGAAGGCCCATCGGCGCGTATGCGGAGGAACGGTGCATCCCGGCACGTCGGCTTGTGCCCCTGCCTGACGCCATTCCCACCCGCATGGCAGCCGCCATGATGCTGCGGGGCATGACCGCCCGTTACCTGCTGCACGGATGCTACCCTGTGAGGCAGGGGACAACCCTGCTTGTGCATGCCGCTGCCGGGGGCGTGGGGTCGATGCTCGTGCCGTGGGCGTGTCATCTCGGGGCCACGGTCATCGGCACGGCGGGTTCGCCGGAGAAGCGCGAAAAGGCGCTGGCTGCCGGCTGCCATCACGTCATCGACTACCGTACTGGCGGCGTCGCGGCACGGATACGTGAACTGACCGACGGCCGCGGGGTGGATGTGGTCTATGATTCCGTGGGGCAGGCCACGTTCATGGATTCGCTCGATTGCCTGCGTCCCATGGGCACGATGGTCTCGTTCGGGCAGTCGTCCGGCGCGGTGCCGCCCTTCGACCCCGGCGTGCTGGCGGCGCGCGGGTCGCTGTTCCTCACGCGGCCCAGCCTCATGCATTACACCGAACGCCGTGAAGACCTGCTCGCCCATGCCGCAGACCTCTTCGACGTGGTGGCGCGGGGTGTCGTCTCCGTGCACATCGACCAGTCGTGGCCTCTTGCACAGGTGGCAGAGGCGCATACCGCGCTCGAATCGCGCCGTACGACGGGCACGATGGTGCTGGACGTGTAG
- a CDS encoding C-GCAxxG-C-C family protein has protein sequence MTAPRHGLEMARNGTITGPPSGTAPNDAIPSMTPDKPTPLVPLTPRKGVAPLKDIMPERPDAIAPEASPHESTRNESGHDTFASTAARYNGGMSGLRDVDTPDLCDAVAQRAANLFATRQHLCAEAVLRALAEGLGGPLSPEQAAALGTPFCQGMGGAGCTCGALSGGIAGVGLYLGRRCDGASGAPGRRHARVLHDAFRRAFGATCCRVLTKNLDKAAHFAQCQHLTQEAARMAARLLLDEGVRPVNAQGLPRRPDTRLTAWRRRFTALFRRRA, from the coding sequence ATGACCGCCCCACGGCATGGACTCGAGATGGCACGCAACGGCACCATCACCGGCCCCCCTTCCGGGACAGCCCCGAACGACGCCATTCCCTCCATGACACCGGACAAGCCAACGCCGCTGGTGCCCCTGACGCCGAGAAAAGGCGTTGCACCCCTGAAAGACATCATGCCTGAACGGCCGGACGCCATCGCGCCGGAAGCATCCCCGCACGAAAGCACCCGTAACGAATCGGGACACGACACCTTCGCCAGCACAGCCGCCCGATACAATGGCGGCATGTCCGGCTTGCGTGATGTCGACACGCCCGACTTGTGCGACGCCGTGGCACAGCGGGCAGCCAACCTGTTCGCCACACGGCAGCATCTCTGTGCCGAGGCCGTGCTTCGCGCCCTCGCCGAGGGGCTGGGCGGGCCACTGTCTCCGGAACAGGCTGCCGCACTGGGCACGCCATTCTGTCAGGGCATGGGCGGCGCGGGCTGCACCTGCGGTGCGCTGTCCGGCGGTATCGCCGGGGTGGGGCTGTATCTGGGCAGACGATGCGACGGTGCCAGCGGCGCACCCGGCAGACGCCACGCCCGCGTTCTGCATGACGCCTTCAGGCGTGCCTTCGGGGCCACCTGTTGCAGGGTGCTCACGAAGAACCTCGACAAGGCCGCCCATTTCGCCCAGTGCCAGCATCTGACGCAGGAGGCTGCGCGCATGGCGGCACGGCTTCTTCTCGACGAAGGTGTGCGGCCCGTGAACGCGCAGGGACTGCCCCGCAGGCCGGACACGCGCCTCACAGCATGGCGACGCCGTTTCACGGCCCTGTTCCGCAGGCGCGCCTGA
- the cbiE gene encoding precorrin-6y C5,15-methyltransferase (decarboxylating) subunit CbiE, which translates to MNGQALLPGIILPSPVDEGVSEAPQPDVADGVSPCEASDLACPEGTGSGDTPCHCTDSHDDVTGCPDHETVGDAESSVPVHELPLLRWLGAAGGLAPGEPAPGDSAADGPSLCEPEAGELSSDESEPVGFTTDRPVSGGSSSGEPVSGASVTDGFTAGGEAEMPEASDIMPAFADAPDASDEFGTSDVPAASGVFGADAGHGGLDEGDGAGDDGEEGDEAQAWPPFTPDVLASLCTVEVQGSAHASAATEDGDGGHIFPEADDAVCGAASQEAACDDTGDGCHGGAVLEDASPATAAADIGAAHVAVPECGAAPDALAGRDGAEAVSLDAGLSGGSASDGHAKVSESAFCASPEVGDAGCCLPPLTVLGLGTGDTALSPVHESLLRDAEVLVGGRRQLAAFRGHPARQVVIASPVTDALEAVARLREEGRRVVVLADGDPLFFGIGTRVARDFGPDAVRVVPSVSCLQAAAARLGMAWHDTVTVSMHGRDDWRPLAAAVLGGHPVCVLTDGVNTPDRIARHLLDRGVDWFRAHVFEDMGTVEEQAHDLSLAACAALDFGPCCTVLLVPQGEVRGPRTGMPDTFFAAEAGLLTKWPVRAVALAALRVNPADTVWDVGAGSGAMSVECAAVASRGSVWAVERDAARVVCVEENRRRMGAANIEVVHGDAPACLASLPTPDRVFMGGGLGGISADASCPVLHTVCERLAPGGRVVVACVLLGSLERALGVFRNLGWPAEVVCVQASVSSPLAGDMRLAAFNPVHLVSAARPQTGGQ; encoded by the coding sequence ATGAACGGACAGGCCCTTCTTCCCGGTATCATCTTGCCCTCTCCGGTGGATGAGGGCGTCTCTGAAGCCCCGCAACCCGACGTGGCAGACGGTGTGTCGCCCTGTGAAGCCAGCGACCTTGCCTGTCCCGAAGGGACGGGGAGTGGTGACACGCCCTGCCATTGCACGGATAGTCATGATGATGTCACCGGATGCCCCGACCACGAGACAGTAGGCGACGCGGAGTCGTCCGTCCCCGTCCATGAACTGCCCCTCTTGCGATGGCTTGGTGCAGCGGGCGGCCTTGCGCCCGGAGAACCCGCACCGGGTGACTCCGCCGCGGATGGCCCCTCCCTATGTGAGCCTGAAGCGGGCGAACTCTCATCAGACGAGTCTGAACCGGTTGGATTCACAACGGATAGGCCTGTGTCAGGCGGCTCTTCATCGGGCGAACCCGTATCAGGAGCCTCTGTGACGGATGGTTTCACGGCGGGCGGGGAGGCTGAGATGCCGGAGGCCTCTGACATCATGCCTGCGTTCGCGGATGCGCCCGACGCCTCTGATGAGTTTGGCACTTCTGATGTGCCTGCTGCTTCTGGTGTGTTTGGCGCTGATGCGGGGCATGGCGGCTTGGATGAAGGCGACGGCGCGGGCGACGACGGTGAAGAGGGGGATGAGGCGCAGGCATGGCCCCCGTTCACGCCGGATGTGCTGGCATCGCTGTGCACCGTCGAGGTGCAGGGGAGTGCCCATGCGTCCGCTGCGACCGAGGATGGCGATGGCGGTCATATATTCCCTGAAGCGGATGACGCAGTCTGCGGGGCCGCGTCCCAAGAGGCCGCTTGCGACGATACGGGCGACGGTTGCCACGGGGGTGCCGTCTTGGAAGACGCCAGCCCGGCGACTGCCGCGGCTGATATCGGTGCCGCTCATGTCGCCGTCCCCGAATGCGGTGCAGCACCGGATGCCCTAGCTGGACGTGATGGTGCCGAGGCGGTCTCCCTCGACGCAGGACTCTCCGGTGGCAGTGCCTCCGATGGTCACGCCAAGGTTTCTGAATCTGCGTTCTGCGCCTCTCCTGAAGTCGGTGATGCCGGGTGCTGTCTGCCTCCGCTGACGGTACTCGGTCTCGGCACGGGGGATACGGCGCTCTCTCCTGTCCATGAGTCGCTCTTGCGTGATGCGGAGGTGCTGGTGGGCGGCAGGCGGCAGCTTGCCGCCTTCCGCGGGCACCCCGCGCGACAGGTGGTCATCGCCTCGCCCGTGACGGACGCCCTTGAAGCCGTCGCCCGCTTGCGTGAAGAAGGGCGGCGTGTGGTGGTGCTTGCCGATGGCGACCCGCTCTTCTTCGGCATAGGCACCCGTGTGGCCCGTGATTTCGGGCCCGATGCCGTCCGGGTGGTGCCGTCCGTAAGCTGTCTGCAGGCGGCTGCGGCGCGGCTTGGCATGGCGTGGCACGACACCGTGACCGTCTCCATGCACGGACGCGACGACTGGCGGCCTCTCGCGGCGGCGGTACTCGGCGGGCACCCCGTCTGCGTGCTCACCGACGGCGTGAACACGCCCGACCGCATCGCCCGCCATCTTCTCGACCGCGGTGTGGACTGGTTCCGTGCGCATGTCTTCGAGGACATGGGTACGGTGGAGGAACAGGCTCACGACCTTTCGCTTGCCGCATGTGCCGCCCTCGACTTCGGGCCGTGCTGCACCGTGCTTCTGGTGCCGCAGGGCGAGGTGCGCGGCCCCCGCACCGGGATGCCCGACACCTTCTTTGCCGCCGAGGCGGGGCTGCTCACCAAATGGCCCGTGCGGGCGGTGGCCCTTGCCGCGTTGCGCGTGAACCCTGCGGATACCGTGTGGGACGTGGGTGCCGGTAGCGGTGCCATGTCGGTGGAGTGTGCCGCCGTCGCATCGCGGGGTAGCGTATGGGCCGTCGAACGCGACGCTGCCCGCGTGGTCTGCGTGGAGGAGAATCGGCGTCGTATGGGGGCGGCCAACATCGAGGTCGTGCACGGCGACGCCCCGGCGTGTCTCGCCAGCCTGCCCACACCCGACCGGGTGTTCATGGGCGGCGGTCTCGGTGGCATCAGTGCCGATGCCTCCTGTCCGGTGCTGCATACCGTCTGCGAGAGACTCGCCCCCGGCGGGCGCGTGGTCGTGGCGTGCGTGCTGCTGGGCAGCCTCGAAAGGGCACTGGGGGTGTTCCGCAACCTCGGGTGGCCCGCCGAGGTCGTCTGCGTACAGGCTTCGGTCTCGTCGCCTCTTGCCGGTGACATGCGCCTTGCGGCGTTCAACCCCGTGCATCTTGTCTCTGCCGCACGGCCACAGACGGGAGGGCAGTGA
- a CDS encoding rhodanese-like domain-containing protein: MNLKKLLAPLLMLTALGLTACDNPFQGLSEKDLEAKSVKLARETVKGGYKLLTVDETKKMMDGDKTVLVIDTMPYEDSYKKNHIPGAVQFLFPIPDMNDWNMAETGDKSQQDFEALLGPDKNRPLVFYCGFVKCTRSHNGAVWAQKLGYTNVYRMPGGIVAWKEAKFPVDTVK; encoded by the coding sequence ATGAACCTGAAGAAACTGCTCGCCCCACTGCTCATGCTCACCGCGCTGGGCCTCACCGCCTGCGACAATCCCTTTCAGGGCCTTTCCGAAAAGGATCTTGAAGCCAAGTCCGTCAAACTCGCGCGCGAGACCGTGAAGGGCGGCTACAAGCTGCTGACCGTGGACGAGACCAAGAAGATGATGGATGGAGACAAGACCGTCCTTGTCATCGACACCATGCCCTATGAGGATTCGTACAAGAAGAACCACATCCCCGGTGCCGTGCAGTTCCTCTTCCCCATCCCCGACATGAACGACTGGAACATGGCCGAGACCGGCGACAAGAGCCAGCAGGACTTCGAGGCGCTTCTCGGCCCCGACAAGAACCGTCCTCTGGTCTTCTACTGCGGTTTCGTGAAGTGCACCCGCTCGCACAACGGTGCGGTGTGGGCCCAGAAGCTGGGCTACACCAATGTCTACCGTATGCCCGGCGGCATCGTCGCGTGGAAGGAAGCCAAGTTCCCCGTCGACACCGTGAAGTAG
- the cbiD gene encoding cobalt-precorrin-5B (C(1))-methyltransferase CbiD: MESRADHAVPADEGHGATEPPRGRDRAALREGFTTGTAMTAGAVAALRHVFGLPFLPVLSVPLPPQEGVGVPGRLGVPVAEVLTEGDGATGVVIKDGGDDPDATHGARIETHVRLLPDATATLLLEGGTGVGRVTLPGLPVAVGEVAVNPGPRAQLEFAVREVCAAQGYGGGVRVTVRVPEGEAIARHTLNGRLGIVGGISILGTRGTVRPYSHEAWKAAIAQELSVARALGHRRACLSTGRRSETLLMRRYPDLPEQAFVQAADFVAFALGAAAERGFEALAWGCFFGKLVKLAQGLPHTHARTAPLDLPLLAQWCREAGVDEARVEAVAGANTAGQALDIITPDAACHTALDAVTRRAKAHAERFAGPGVGVTIHLFHLNGTELTSA, encoded by the coding sequence ATGGAGTCACGCGCCGACCATGCCGTCCCTGCGGACGAAGGGCACGGCGCGACGGAACCTCCCCGCGGACGCGACCGCGCGGCCCTGCGCGAGGGGTTCACCACTGGCACGGCCATGACCGCCGGGGCGGTGGCCGCGTTGCGTCACGTGTTCGGCCTGCCGTTCCTGCCTGTTCTCTCCGTGCCGCTGCCGCCGCAGGAGGGCGTGGGCGTGCCGGGACGCCTCGGTGTGCCCGTGGCGGAAGTGCTGACCGAAGGTGACGGTGCCACGGGTGTCGTCATCAAGGATGGCGGGGACGACCCGGATGCCACCCACGGGGCGCGCATCGAGACCCATGTTCGCCTGCTGCCCGATGCGACGGCTACGCTTCTGCTTGAGGGCGGCACGGGCGTGGGGCGCGTCACCCTGCCCGGACTGCCGGTGGCGGTGGGCGAGGTGGCCGTCAATCCCGGCCCGCGCGCCCAGCTGGAGTTCGCCGTGCGCGAGGTCTGCGCGGCGCAGGGCTATGGTGGCGGTGTACGGGTCACTGTTCGTGTGCCTGAAGGCGAAGCCATCGCAAGACATACTCTCAACGGTCGTCTGGGCATCGTGGGCGGCATCTCCATCCTCGGCACGCGGGGCACGGTGCGTCCTTACAGCCATGAGGCGTGGAAGGCCGCCATCGCGCAGGAACTCTCCGTGGCGCGTGCCCTTGGCCACCGCCGCGCCTGTCTTTCCACGGGCAGGCGCAGCGAGACGCTGCTCATGCGACGCTACCCCGACCTGCCTGAACAGGCGTTCGTGCAGGCGGCCGACTTCGTGGCCTTCGCGCTTGGGGCGGCGGCCGAACGGGGGTTCGAAGCGCTTGCATGGGGCTGTTTTTTCGGTAAGTTGGTGAAGCTCGCGCAGGGGTTGCCGCACACGCATGCACGCACTGCGCCCCTCGATCTGCCTCTGCTGGCGCAATGGTGCCGCGAAGCGGGTGTAGACGAGGCGCGCGTCGAGGCTGTTGCGGGGGCGAACACCGCCGGGCAGGCGCTCGACATCATCACCCCGGATGCCGCATGCCATACCGCACTCGACGCGGTGACGCGACGCGCCAAGGCGCACGCCGAACGCTTCGCCGGGCCGGGGGTGGGCGTCACCATCCATCTCTTTCACCTGAACGGAACGGAACTGACCAGCGCATGA
- a CDS encoding 1,4-dihydroxy-6-naphthoate synthase: MNAMRTFSLGISPCPNDTFIFEALANGRIPLPCGFEMFMADVEVLNGRAREGSLDVTKLSIAAMAHAAGRYRLLRAGGALGRGCGPLLVARPGLSVEDLTHADVAIPGAMTTANLLLGLHGGFRGDRVEMVFDEVMPAVAAGEVPCGVVIHEGRFTYPAFGLDLVLDLGRWWEGATGMPLPLGAIAIRRDIDDATALAVEDAIRRSLAHARSHPADGRPYIKAHAQELADEVIDSHIRTFVNDFSMDLGPEGQSAVSALVAKAAEVAGVALPDAPLFLEG, translated from the coding sequence ATGAACGCCATGCGCACCTTCTCGCTGGGCATATCGCCCTGCCCCAACGACACCTTCATCTTCGAGGCCCTCGCCAACGGGCGCATTCCCCTGCCCTGCGGTTTCGAGATGTTCATGGCCGATGTGGAGGTGCTGAACGGCCGGGCGCGTGAGGGGTCTCTGGATGTGACCAAACTCTCCATCGCTGCCATGGCCCATGCCGCAGGGCGTTACCGGCTGCTTCGTGCCGGAGGGGCGCTGGGCCGGGGATGCGGCCCGTTGCTGGTGGCAAGGCCCGGACTGTCGGTGGAAGACCTCACCCATGCGGATGTGGCCATTCCGGGCGCCATGACCACCGCCAACCTGCTGCTTGGCCTGCATGGCGGCTTCAGGGGCGACCGTGTGGAGATGGTCTTCGACGAGGTCATGCCCGCCGTGGCCGCCGGGGAGGTGCCCTGCGGCGTGGTCATCCACGAGGGGCGCTTCACCTATCCGGCCTTCGGTCTCGACCTCGTCCTCGACCTCGGCCGCTGGTGGGAGGGGGCCACGGGCATGCCGTTGCCCCTCGGGGCCATCGCCATCCGCCGCGACATCGACGACGCCACTGCGCTGGCGGTGGAGGACGCCATACGGCGCAGCCTCGCCCATGCGCGTTCGCATCCCGCCGACGGACGACCCTATATCAAGGCCCATGCGCAGGAATTGGCCGACGAGGTCATCGACAGTCATATCCGCACCTTCGTCAACGATTTCAGCATGGACCTCGGGCCGGAGGGGCAGTCCGCCGTGTCTGCGCTGGTCGCCAAGGCCGCAGAGGTCGCGGGCGTCGCCCTGCCGGACGCCCCCCTGTTCCTTGAAGGGTAG
- a CDS encoding MauE/DoxX family redox-associated membrane protein encodes MSVQTTVISPSRLRDFALARPVLFTVRLALAAVYIIAGATKLYDVRGFAEIVNMYGIVPIDLLPFVALLLPLVEVVAGVALLAGRDWGLALVTALTVLFLAVLGYAIWSGLSIGDCGCFAPGDIPSGHDDGSALKEAFIRDLLLLAGSLHLYLGRHTRAALHVPHP; translated from the coding sequence ATGTCCGTTCAGACCACCGTCATCTCCCCGTCGCGACTGCGAGACTTCGCGCTGGCCCGCCCTGTGCTGTTCACAGTGCGTCTTGCGCTTGCAGCGGTCTATATCATCGCGGGGGCGACGAAGCTGTACGATGTGCGCGGTTTCGCTGAAATCGTCAACATGTACGGCATCGTCCCCATAGACCTGCTGCCCTTCGTGGCGCTGCTGCTACCGCTTGTCGAAGTCGTGGCCGGTGTGGCCCTGCTGGCAGGGCGGGATTGGGGGCTTGCGCTCGTCACGGCCCTGACGGTTCTATTCCTAGCCGTTCTCGGGTACGCCATCTGGTCGGGGCTGTCCATCGGCGACTGTGGCTGCTTCGCCCCAGGTGACATCCCGTCCGGACACGACGACGGGTCGGCACTGAAAGAGGCGTTCATCCGCGACCTGCTGCTTCTCGCCGGGTCGCTTCATCTGTATCTCGGTCGGCACACACGCGCCGCCCTGCACGTTCCACACCCCTGA